A genomic region of Colletotrichum destructivum chromosome 1, complete sequence contains the following coding sequences:
- a CDS encoding Putative aminoacyl-tRNA synthetase, class I, rossmann-like alpha/beta/alpha sandwich, translating to MWRHMRPVARRFRISDGRRAASTEKPKVVFSGIQPTGTPHLGNYAGAIRQWVQLQSEPTDLCKLIYSVVDLHAITVPQQAKQLKQWKRETLAALLAAGIDPERSTLFYQSSVSAHSELMWILSCTASMGYLSRMTQWKSKLSLSSDATILDEGAKASLKLGLFSYPVLQAADILVHRATHVPVGDDQRQHLEFARECVTNFNHNFGPHLVPPETITSTARRVMSLQQPTQKMSKSAADPRSRILITDTPDEIHKKIMCARTDSSNHISYDPDNRPGVSNLLEILSIFDAQGRKPAQLAESLSQESLKDLKQAVSAAVVQGLDGIRERYFNFLSADEGKYLDAVEAQGAKKARLSAEETMAAVRVATGL from the exons ATGTGGCGGCACATGAGACCGGTAGCCCGCCGATTTAGGATCTCGGACGGACGACGTGCCGCATCGACTGAGAAGCCCAAGGTTGTCTTCTCAGGTATTCAACCCACGGGAACGCCCCATTTGGGCAACTACGCTGGCGCCATTCGGCAATGGGTGCAGCTCCAGAGCGAGCCGACCGACCTCTGCAAGCTTATCTATTCTGTCGTTGACCTACACGCTATCACTGTACCTCAACAAGCGAAGCAGCTGAAGCAATGGAAGAGGGAGACGCTGGCCGCCCTGTTAGCTGCTGGTATCGACCCCGAACGCTCGACACTGTTTTATCAATCTTCC GTCTCGGCTCACTCGGAACTCATGTGGATTCTCAGCTGTACAGCTTCTATGGGTTACTTGTCCCGTATGACGCAGTGGAAG AGCAAGTTGTCGCTCTCTTCTGATGCTACAATCCTCGATGAGGGTGCCAAGGCATCATTGAAGCTTGGCTTGTTCTCTTATCCAGTTCTGCAGGCTGCAGATATCCTCGTTCATCG TGCCACACATGTCCCTGTAGGCGACGATCAGAGGCAGCACCTCGAGTTTGCTCGTGAATGTGTGACCAATTTCAACCACAACTTTGGCCCGCACCTCGTGCCCCCGGAGACCATCACAT CTACGGCTCGGCGGGTCATGTCGCTTCAGCAACCTACGCAGAAGATGTCAAAATCAGCTGCTGACCCCAGGTCACGCATCCTCATCACCGACACGCCGGACGAGATTCACAAAAAGATCATGTGCGCCCGGACCGACTCCTCAAATCACATTTCTTATGATCCGGACAACCGGCCCGGGGTGTCAAATTTGTTGGAAATACTGTCAATTTTCGACGCCCAGGGAAGAAAACCGGCCCAGCTGGCCGAATCTCTTTCTCAAGAGTCCCTTAAAGACCTCAAGCAGGCCGTTTCTGCAGCTGTCGTCCAGGGGCTTGACGGAATTCGTGAGCGTTACTTTAACTTTTTATCAGCCGACGAGGGAAAATATCTCGACGCTGTCGAGGCACAGGGGGCCAAGAAGGCCCGTCTCAGCGCCGAGGAAACCATGGCCGCCGTACGAGTAGCCACTGGGCTTTGA
- a CDS encoding Putative small ribosomal subunit protein uS10, with product MATAVVTHSETMRVTSLLRPTARCLARPTTQAIAQRQPWLRSLATSTQQTTFGKPEASENVLAKNEQDDPRYPRSIQALYLQPLRREAEYGIPSCDLQLRSYSLRNLEFFADFALRAAYYLKLPAFGPVPLPRITERWTVPRSSFIFKKSQENFERVTLRRLVQIRDGNPETVQLWLAFLQKHAYYGIGMKANVWDFDKLGVGKTMDTIDQAAGEVIESKWSHLGQNRDLDTVKKVEEFLDKVRFDIDSDKRAEGERRFVQGRYKREEALKRKEAAAAASDADS from the exons ATGGCAACGGCGGTTGTCACGCATTCGGAGACCATGCGTGTAACATCACTACTACGCCCGACGGCCCGCTGCCTGGCACGGCCAACGACACAG GCTATCGCTCAGCGACAGCCATGGCTTCGTAGCCTCGCCACAAGCACGCAACAGACCACATTCGGCAAGCCTGAAGCGTC GGAAAATGTTCTTGCCAAGAACGAGCAGGACGATCCGCGATACCCTCGAAGCATACAAGCCCTCTACCTTCAACCTCTCCGACGCGAGGCCGAATATGGCATTCCATCATGCGACCTTCAGCTGCGCTCATACAGTTTGAGGAACCTTGAGTTCTTCGCCGATTTTGCCCTCCGTGCCGCCTACTACCTCAAGCTTCCGGCTTTTGGCCCCGTGCCTCTTCCCCGAATCACCGAACGATGGACAGTCCCGCGGAGTAGTTTTATCTTTAAGAAGTCGCAAGAGAATTTTGAGCGCGTCACGTTGCGTCGCCTCGTCCAGATCCGTGACGGGAATCCGGAGACCGTGCAACTTTGGCTAGCGTTTCTGCAGAAACACGCGTACTACGGCATCGGCATGAAGGCCAATGTCTGGGACTTTGACAAGCTGG GCGTTGGCAAGACCATGGACACCATCGACCAAGCTGCTGGCGAGGTCATCGAGTCCAAGTGGAGCCACCTGGGTCAAAATCGGGACCTGGACACAGTCAAGAAGGTGGAAGAGTTCTTAGACAAGGTAAGATTCGATATCGACAGTGACAAACGGGCAGAAGGTGAGCGCCGGTTTGTCCAGGGCCGGTACAAGCGGGAGGAGGCGCTCAAGAGAAAggaggcagcggcggcagcatcagATGCCGACTCTTGA
- a CDS encoding Putative histone H2A/H2B/H3, histone-fold has product MDPQNQSGSHPQQGRPQPVYDTTHGGHYGASAALSAQGFAPAELYTGPWANVHQGLTGQYKDILTTYWQQTINHLESDNHDYKLHQLPLARIKKVMKADPEVKMISAEAPILFAKGCDIFITELTMRAWIHAEENKRRTLQRSDIASALAKSDMFDFLIDIVPREEASSHAKRTAGQAAPASQGVPAQAASQIPGQHGSLPQATNHSSSSHPMAATDYGLAGHALGPDQDYRQNPNMYPGQVQPGPSAPYGQAQQPMYGEIEGMYGYGGMQPQQPPMSSEEFE; this is encoded by the exons ATGGATCCTCAGAATCAATCCGGCTCCCATCCCCAGCAGGGCCGGCCCCAGCCTGTTTACGACACAACGCATGGCGGTCACTACG GCGCGAGCGCTGCG CTCTCCGCCCAGGGTTTCGCTCCCGCCGAACTCTACACCGGTCCTTGGGCCAAT GTTCACCAGGGTTTGACCGGACAGTACAAAGACATCTTGACAACCTACTGGCAGCAGACGATTAATCACTTGGAGAGCGATAATCACGACTACAAACTGCATCAGCTGCCCTTGGCCCGCATCAAAAAGGTCATGAAAGCCGACCCCGAAGTCAAGATGATCTCTGCCGAAGCGCCGATCCTCTTTGCCAAGGGTTGCGATATCTTTATCACCGAGCTTACCATGCGCGCCTGGATTCACGCCGAAGAGAATAAGCGCAGGACTCTGCAGCGCTCTGACATAGCATCTGCGCTAGCCAAATCGGACATGTTTGATTTCCTCATCGATATCGTGCCCCGCGAAGAGGCTTCGTCCCATGCCAAAAGAACTGCTGGTCAAGCTGCTCCTGCTTCCCAAGGCGTCCCGGCCCAAGCCGCTTCCCAGATACCAGGCCAGCATGGTTCCTTGCCACAGGCCACCAATCACTCTtcctcatcccatcccatggCTGCAACTGACTACGGCCTCGCTGGCCATGCCCTCGGCCCTGATCAAGACTACCGGCAGAACCCCAACATGTACCCTGGCCAAGTACAGCCAGGCCCTTCGGCTCCCTACGGCCAAGCTCAACAACCCATGTATGGCGAGATTGAGGGAATGTACGGATACGGGGGGATGCAGCCTCAGCAG CCGCCTATGTCCTCCGAGGAATTCGAGTAG
- a CDS encoding Putative armadillo-like helical protein, which produces MESPMPPSTIQEAEALVLALYQPAPPQTIARIQETLHRMQRSPSGWWIARDLLAHADDKVKFFGALTLIVKLNTESSSLSGDDASELRQNLIGWFVKSLDDGSGAMVIRKLSSALVTLFLCFPSQWELCIRHLCCSLSEGSALPSERADGSISTSHVLHTLHSRKLQAALWFSGALVDEAAKVEMNSAKHMGLYETITRNIPDALALMSHGLSRQVSADTIDRVIQKDSIICLQSWVWFSQRVSTHHDELIRSLRELIQPTIAALAEEELYEAAVELLSDILSNYSGFLTEDHYESLFSLFETQWSHERYQRLVEGDFEFDSIQFGQLMLALGDSKVEALIHSIDTRSSRFLARLRGLLSAQGYPVSEDKIFVPALEFWSTYVETLTDSIYSEDEEAKAWVSTATSHVLEAISAVWQRIAYPASSVLAGWDSADRAGFSDARKDVADLLQSSFTVTGPSLISTFGNLTLQSLSPESWSNLEASAFCLGSLADCVAGDARCDDTLRAVFSSPLFDLLQTSRDNMPGRTRQTCISLIERYSDYFERETQSLPSALNLLFSVLADPLLAGPAAKSIQRLCFSSRSILAPEASAFLSQYQNIATQSLLDCLAGERIMGAIAAVIQAVPDENLRLGHLEALLSFVQHDARKSMQLLSLPRLPSDAAGNTLDIHRCSTLTEQSELPLHMASRALRCLISIGKGLQAPSDAPYDLEREKDSFSTSQNPRLGQIQTEILSLVAQLQTSFPQSGEVAESVCNIFRTGFSETEAGPFVFPPRLVCDYLTQQTSQTPRIGLFVSTACSFLSSLGNMKRSDVDEIRAKLLGWVIGLLQQLPEPDSDTELAQNGIEFTNRLITREAAALFHADCLPHAEFLFMYTLRVLDGREPLPKAAAADFWATFMTLKTGDQEAQKTIEHAISQLGPLLAHSIIRNVGGNASRSELDKLSEPLKKMVNHHVKARTWLEQALHDPSFPGHQISTEEKAVFLKKIIGLRGARGTNQVVREFWLSGRGSKFAYAS; this is translated from the exons ATGGAGAgcccgatgccgccgtcaaccATCCAAGAGGCGGAAGCC CTCGTTTTGGCTCTTTATCAGCCGGCACCCCCCCAGACGATCGCACGAATTCAAGAGACCCTTCATCGCATGCAACGATCGCCATCCGGCTGGTGGATCGCTCGGGATCTTCTAGCCCACGCAGATGATAAGGTCAAGTTCTTCGGCGCCCTCACCCTGATCGTCAAGTTGAACACCGAGAG CTCATCTTTGTCAGGCGACGATGCCTCAGAACTCCGTCAAAACCTGATTGGCTGGTTTGTCAAGTCACTGGACGATGGTTCTGGGGCCATGGTTATTAGAAAGCTGTCTTCAGCCTTGGTCACCCTTTTTCTTTGCTTCCCTTCTCAGTGGGAGTTGTGTATCCGCCATCTTTGCTGTTCTTTGTCCGAGGGAAGCGCTTTGCCTAGCGAAAGGGCTGATGGGTCTATAAGCACATCCCACGTTCTGCATACACTTCATTCTCGAAAACTCCAGGCAGCGCTGTGGTTCTCGGGGGCTCTGGTAGACGAAGCAGCCAAGGTGGAAATGAACTCAGCAAAACA CATGGGCTTATACGAGACGATTACCCGCAACATTCCAGACGCACTGGCTCTGATGTCTCACGGTCTCTCACGCCAGGTGTCTGCAGATACCATAGACCGCGTCATTCAGAAAGACTCTATCATTTGCTTGCAG TCTTGGGTTTGGTTCTCCCAGAGGGTATCGACACATCACGACGAGCTCATTCGCTCTCTACGTGAGTTGATCCAGCCTACGATTGCGGCCTTGGCTGAAGAGGAGTTGTACGAGGCGGCTGTCGAGCTACTTTCTGATATACTCTCCAACTACTCCGGTTTTCTGACGGAAGACCACTACGAatctctcttttccctcttcgAGACCCAGTGGTCTCACGAACGCTATCAACGGCTTGTTGAGGGGGATTTCGAGTTCGATTCTATCCAGTTCGGGCAGCTCATGCTCGCACTTGGTGATTCCAAGGTCGAGGCTCTAATCCACAGCATTGATACCCGATCATCACGCTTTCTTGCGCGTCTGCGCGGACTGCTCTCTGCTCAAGGATACCCTGTCAGCGAAGACAAAATATTCGTCCCTGCCCTCGAATTCTGGTCTACCTATGTTGAGACGTTGACGGACAGCATCTACTcggaggacgaagaggccaAGGCTTGGGTGTCCACGGCTACATCCCACGTTCTGGAAGCCATCTCTGCCGTTTGGCAGCGGATCGCCTATCCAGCTAGTAGTGTTCTTGCTGGCTGGGACTCGGCCGACCGGGCAGGGTTCAGCGATGCAAGGAAGGATGTCGCTGACCTTCTTCAATCGTCATTCACAGTGACAGGCCCATCATTGATCTCGACATTCGGAAATCTCACTCTTCAGTCTCTGTCGCCAGAGTCATGGTCAAATCTCGAGGCTTCTGCGTTCTGTCTGGGGTCTCTAGCTGATTGTGTGGCCGGCGACGCCAGGTGCGACGACACACTCAGGGCTGTCTTTTCTTCGCCCCTGTTCGACCTGCTACAGACATCGAGGGATAATATGCCAGGTCGTACACGTCAGACCTGCATATCTTTGATTGAGAGGTATTCTGACTACTTCGAGCGCGAGACGCAGAGCCTTCCGTCTGCGTTAAATTTGCTCTTCTCTGTCTTGGCCGACCCTTTGTTGGCTGGGCCTGCAGCGAAATCAATCCAACGACTGTGTTTCTCATCTCGGTCTATTCTAGCACCCGAGGCAAGTGCATTCCTGAGCCAGTATCAAAACATCGCTACGCAGAGCCTGCTAGATTGTCTAGCTGGCGAGCGAATCATGGGAGCCATTGCGGCTGTCATACAAGCTGTGCCTGACGAAAACTTAAGGCTAGGGCATCTTGAGGCTCTACTTTCCTTCGTTCAGCATGATGCTCGCAAGTCCATGCAGCTGCTGTCCTTGCCTAGGCTCCCGAGTGATGCAGCGGGCAATACTCTTGACATTCATCGTTGTTCGACGTTGACCGAACAATCCGAACTCCCTCTCCacatggcctcgagggcgttgAGGTGTCTAATTAGCATTGGGAAAGGTTTACAGGCCCCGAGCGATGCCCCTTACGActtagagagagagaaagactCATTCTCGACCTCCCAAAATCCAAGACTTGGCCAGATACAAACAGAGATTCTGTCCCTGGTTGCCCAGCTGCAAACCTCGTTCCCGCAAAGCGGTGAAGTGGCTGAGAGTGTCTGTAACATCTTCAGGACAGGGTTCTCAGAAACTGAGGCTGGTCCATTTGTCTTTCCTCCTCGGCTTGTTTGCGACTATCTCACCCAACAAACGTCCCAAACACCTCGCATTGGCTTGTTTGTAAGCACAGCCTGCTCGTTCCTCAGCTCTCTGGGAAACATGAAAAGGAGCGACGTGGACGAAATTAGAGCCAAGCTTCTGGGATGGGTCATAGGCCTACTTCAGCAACTGCCAG AACCAGATTCCGACACGGAACTGGCGCAGAACGGCATTGAGTTCACGAATCGTCTGATCACGCGGGAGGCCGCCGCCTTATTTCATGCCGACTGTCTTCCGCATGCCGAGTTTTTATTCATGTACACGTTGCGGGTACTAGATGGACGCGAACCACTGCCGAAAGCGGCAGCCGCTGACTTCTGG GCAACATTCATGACACTGAAAACCGGGGATCAAGAGGCACAAAAAACGATAGAACACGCCATATCCCAGCTCGGCCCGTTGCTCGCTCACTCCATCATCCGCAACGTCGGTGGAAATGCCTCAAGGAGCGAGTTGGACAAGCTGAGCGAACCTCTAAAGAAAATGGTTAATCACCATGTCAAAGCTCGCACATGGCTCGAGCAAGCTCTACATGATCCGTCATTCCCTGGGCATCAAATTTCCACCGAAGAGAAGGCTGTTTTTCTCAAGAAGATCATCGG TCTCAGGGGTGCAAGAGGAACCAACCAAGTCGTACGAGAGTTCTGGCTCTCTGGACGGGGATCTAAATTCGCCTATGCCTCTTGA
- a CDS encoding Putative Fcf2 pre-rRNA processing — protein MPELCDERLDELLKEAASRLATKQLSRPKDCSLIAIAAAPVDPTLESKAQPKAQESKSITLRDPRPAEDKIHDNAGPGWFGIPKTDPNDPDLKRDLQILHMRGTAIDPKRHYKKESLKAKMPRYAHVGRIVEGPTEFHSARLTRKERKQTLVDELLSAEKASGKFRSKYENIQVKKASGRKAHYKKLVERRRRNRH, from the exons ATGCCAGAGCTGTGTGATGAGCGCCTCGATGAACTCCTGAAAGAAGCGGCAAGTCGCCTAGCGACTAAACAATTGTCGCGGCCGAAGGATTGCAGCTTGATCGCCATCGCGGCCGCGCCTGTCGATCCGACTCTGGAATCAAAGGCCCAGCCCAAAGCGCAAGAGTCGAAAAGCATTACGCTTCGCGATCCTAGGCCAGCGGAGGACAAG ATACATGACAATGCTGGCCCAGGCTGGTTTGGGATTCCTAAGACGGATCCCAACGACCCCGACCTGAAACGGGATTTGCAGATCCTCCATATGAGAGGAACTGCCATTGATCCCAAGCGGCACTACAAGAAGGAGTCACTAAAGGCCAAAATGCCGCGGTATGCCCATGTGGGACGCATCGTTGAAGGCCCTACCGAATTCCATAGCGCTCGCTTGACACGCAAGgagaggaagcagacgctTGTGGATGAGCTGCTTAGCGCTGAAAAAGCCTCGGGCAAGTTCAGATCCAAGTACGAAAATATCCAGGTGAAGAAGGCAAGCGGCAGAAAGGCGCACTACAAGAAATTGGTTgagcgccgccggcgcaaCCGTCATTAA
- a CDS encoding Putative creatinase, peptidase M24, peptidase M24B, X-Pro dipeptidase/aminopeptidase P, with amino-acid sequence MLRRSLRPAFSLVRRPGPAYPVTRTPFLSIQPAGRLRISSSIGLGRRALHQVPAIDMERIDTTSRLSRLRELMKERNVDVYVIPSEDSHASEYIAGCDGRREFISGFSGSAGCAVVTLDKAALATDGRYFNQASKQLDQNWLLLKQGLQDVPTWQEWSAEQSAGGKVVAVDPELVTGSIAKKLAERIKRSGGSDLLPLNENLVDLVWAGNRPTRPKNPVKVLPVKFSGKDVGTKLKELRQELSKKNSRAFVVSMLDEIAWLFNLRGDDIPYNPVFFSYAIITSDSATLYVDDYKLGEETRAYLAGNDVIVKPYEAIFDAISILRSSDKPTEATSGAPSKKFMISTKASWALKCSLGGDGQVDEVRSPIGDSKAVKNDNEMAGMRACHVRDGAALIEYFAWLEDQLVAKKVKLDEVQAADKLEQLRSKQKDYVGLSFDTISSTGANAAVIHYKPERGACSVIDPAAIYLCDSGAQYLDGTTDTTRTLHFGQPTEAEKLAYTLVLKGNIALDTAIFPKGTTGFALDCLARQHLWKEGLDYRHGTGHGVGSYLNVHEGPIGIGTRVQFAEVALAPGNVVSIEPGFYEDGSYGIRIENVAMVTEVKTKHSFGDKPYLGFEHVTMVPYCQNLIEPSLLTVEEKAWLNAHNADIFQKTKHYFQDDPLTLTWLTRETQPL; translated from the exons ATGCTTAGGAGAAGTCTTCGTCCCGCCTTCAGTCTCGTCCGCCGACCCGGCCCAGCATATCCAGTGACAAGAACACCGTTCCTATCAATTCAACCAGCCGGTAGGCTTCGTATCTCGTCATCAattggcctcggccgtcgagcaTTGCACCAAGTTCCAGCCATCGACATGGAGCGAATTGACACAACCAGTCGCCTCTCGAGGCTCCGAGAGCTGATGAAGGAGCGCAACGTCGATGTCTATG TCATCCCCTCCGAAGACTCTCACGCCTCCGAATACATTGCTGGCTGCGATGGCCGTCGAGAGTTCATCTCTGGCTTCAGCGGCTCTGCTGGGTGTGCTGTTGTCACGCTGGACAAGGCAGCCTTGGCCACTGACGGAAGATACTTCAACCAGGCCTCGAAGCAGCTCGACCAGAATTGGCTGCTCTTAAAGCAGGGCCTACAAGACGTCCCCACCTGGCAGGAATGGTCTGCTGAGCAATCCGCCGGTGGGAAAGTTGTTGCTGTCGACCCCGAGCTGGTCACGGGCTCAATCGCGAAGAAGCTTGCTGAAAGGATCAAGAGATCAGGTGGCTCTGATCTGTTACCCTTGAACGAGAACTTGGTAGACCTTGTTTGGGCTGGAAACCGTCCGACTCGCCCCAAGAACCCCGTCAAGGTATTGCCCGTAAAGTTCAGCGGCAAAGATGTCGGGACCAAGTTGAAGGAGTTGAGGCAAGAGTTAAGCAAGAAGAACTCACGCGCCTTCGTTGTCTCCATGCTGGACGAAATTGCCTGGCTTTTTAACCTTCGTGGCGACGATATTCCCTACAACCCCGTTTTCTTCTCATACGCTATCATCACATCAGACTCGGCAACCTTGTACGTGGACGACTACAAACTGGGAGAGGAAACTCGGGCCTACCTTGCAGGCAATGACGTTATTGTGAAGCCCTATGAGGCCATCTTCGACGCCATTAGTATCCTCCGATCTTCCGACAAGCCTACTGAGGCGACATCGGGGGCCCCTTCCAAGAAATTTATGATCTCGACTAAGGCTTCATGGGCCTTGAAATGTTCCCTCGGCGGAGATGGTCAGGTTGACGAGGTTCGCAGTCCAATCGGAGACTCCAAGGCTGTTAAGAACGATAACGAAATGGCTGGCATGAGGGCTTGCCACGTTCGAGATGGGGCTGCCTTGATCGAGTACTTTGCCTGGCTGGAGGATCAGCTAGTCGCGAAGAAGGTCAAACTGGACGAAGTGCAGGCAGCTGACAAGTTGGAGCAGCTTCGGTCGAAGCAAAAGGATTACGTTGGGCTGTCCTTCGATACCATCTCCTCGACCGGTGCAAA TGCTGCTGTAATCCATTACAAGCCTGAGCGTGGCGCTTGCTCCGTTATCGATCCTGCTGCCATCTACCTATGCGACTCTGGAGCTCAGTATCTTGATGGGACGACCGACACTACGAGAACGCTCCACTTCGGACAAccgaccgaggccgagaagcttgcGTATACCCTAGTGCTCAAGGGCAACATTGCATTGGACACTGCCATCTTTCCAAAGGGAACGACAGGCTTCGCTCTTGACTGCCTGGCTCGTCAACACCTGTGG AAAGAAGGTCTCGATTACCGTCATGGAACAGGGCATGGCGTTGGCTCCTACCTCAATGTACACGAGGGCCCCATTGGCATCGGTACTCGCGTCCAGTTTGCCGAGGTCGCCCTGGCGCCAGGCAATGTCGTGTCAATCGAGCCTGGCTTCTATGAAGATGGATCATACGGCATAAGAATCGAGAACGTGGCCATGGTGACGGAAGTCAAGACAAAGCATTCTTTTGGCGACAAACCCTACCTGGGATTCGAGCACGTCACTATGGTCCCCTACTGCCAAAATCTCATCGAACCTAGCCTCCTGACGGTGGAAGAGAAGGCCTGGCTCAACGCGCACAACGCAGACATATTCCAGAAAACCAAACACTACTTCCAGGATGACCCGTTGACCCTAACATGGCTGACACGAGAGACGCAGCCTTTATAG